One segment of Carya illinoinensis cultivar Pawnee chromosome 13, C.illinoinensisPawnee_v1, whole genome shotgun sequence DNA contains the following:
- the LOC122291855 gene encoding beta-galactosidase 8-like: MRGTGFLLVFCWVLGLLASTSFCGNVTYDHRALVIDGKRRVLISGSIHYPRSTPEMWPDLIQKSKDGGLDVIETYVFWNLHESVRNQYDFEGRKDLVKFVKTVADAGLYVHLRIGPYACAEWNYGGFPLWLHFIPGIQFRTDNEPFKAEMKRFTAKIVDLMQQEKLYASQGGPIILSQIENEYGNVAWAYGPAAKSYINWAAAMATSLDTGVPWVMCQQADAPDPIINTCNGFYCDQFKPNSNKKPKMWTENWSGWFLSFGGRVPYRPVEDLAFAVARFFQLGGTFQNYYMYHGGTNFGRTTGGPFISTSYDYDAPIDEYGILRQPKWGHLKDVHKAIKLCEEALVGTDPTVTSLGQNLEAAVYKTGSVCAAFLANVGTQSDATVNFNGNSYSLPAWSVSILPDCKNVVLNTAKINSAAMIPSISHQSLKGNIDSSEALGSGWSWINEPVGISKDDAFVKLGLLEQINTTADKSDYLWYSLGIEIKGDEPFLEDGSQTVLHVESLGHALHAFANGKLVGSGKGNSGNAKVSEDIPIALVTGKNKIDLLSLTVGLQNYGAFFDKTGAGITGPVKLKGIKNGTTVDLSSQEWTYQVGLKGEELGLPSGSSSQWDSKSTLPKNQPLIWYKTKFDEPAGSDPVALDFTGLGKGEAWVNGQSIGRYWPVYASPNDGCAASCNYRGPYGSTKCLRNCGKPSQTLYHVPRSWLQSSGNTLVLFEEIGGDPTKLSFATRQIGSLCSHVSESHPSPIDTWNTDLTSGSKLGPTVLLECPIPGQVISSIKFASFGTPRGTCGGYSHGQCSSRMALSIVQKACIGSKSCSIGVSVNTFGDPCEGVTKSLAVEASCT; this comes from the exons ATGAGAGGGACTGGGTTTCTGTTGGTTTTCTGCTGGGTGCTCGGCCTGCTGGCCTCCACGTCGTTTTGTGGCAATGTGACGTACGATCACAGAGCGCTAGTGATCGACGGCAAGCGCCGGGTCTTGATCTCCGGCTCCATTCATTACCCTCGTAGCACTCCCGAG ATGTGGCCGGATTTGATTCAAAAGTCTAAAGATGGAGGATTGGATGTGATCGAGACTTACGTTTTCTGGAACTTGCACGAATCAGTTCGAAACCAG TATGATTTTGAGGGAAGAAAGGATTTGGTGAAATTTGTGAAGACAGTTGCTGATGCTGGTCTTTATGTTCATCTTCGTATCGGACCTTATGCATGCGCGGAATGGAACTATGG TGGTTTTCCACTCTGGTTGCATTTTATTCCTGGAATCCAGTTTCGAACTGACAATGAGCCTTTCAAG GCAGAAATGAAGCGATTCACAGCCAAGATTGTGGACTTGATGCAGCAGGAGAAACTTTATGCTTCTCAGGGTGGACCCATCATTTTATCTCAG ATAGAAAATGAGTATGGAAACGTAGCTTGGGCATATGGGCCTGCGGCTAAATCGTACATCAATTGGGCAGCAGCCATGGCTACGTCTTTGGATACAGGGGTGCCTTGGGTCATGTGCCAGCAAGCCGATGCTCCTGATCCAATT ATTAACACTTGCAATGGATTTTACTGTGACCAATTCAAACCTAATTCTAACAAGAAGCCAAAAATGTGGACTGAGAATTGGAGTGGATG GTTTCTCTCGTTTGGTGGTCGTGTACCCTACAGACCTGTGGAAGACCTCGCATTTGCTGTGGCTCGCTTTTTCCAGCTTGGTGGAACTTTCCAAAACTATTATATG TACCACGGTGGGACTAACTTTGGCAGAACTACTGGTGGACCCTTCATTTCCACAAGTTATGATTACGATGCTCCAATTGACGAGTATG GGATTCTTAGACAACCTAAGTGGGGCCACTTAAAAGATGTGCATAAGGCTATAAAGCTTTGTGAAGAAGCATTGGTGGGCACTGATCCAACAGTTACTTCTCTTGGTCAAAACTTAGAG gCCGCAGTTTATAAAACAGGATCTGTGTGTGCTGCTTTTCTTGCCAATGTGGGCACCCAATCTGATGCAACTGTGAATTTCAATGGTAATTCATATAGCTTGCCTGCATGGTCTGTCAGCATTTTACCTGACTGCAAGAATGTAGTTCTTAATACCGCAAAG ATTAACTCTGCGGCAATGATTCCAAGCATCAGTCATCAATCTCTGAAAGGCAATATCGATTCATCTGAAGCATTAGGCTCTGGTTGGAGTTGGATAAATGAACCAGTGGGTATCTCAAAGGATGATGCATTTGTGAAACTTGGACTATTGGAGCAAATAAATACCACAGCTGATAAGAGTGACTACCTGTGGTACTCATTAGG CATTGAAATTAAAGGTGATGAGCCGTTCCTTGAAGATGGATCCCAAACAGTTCTTCATGTGGAATCTCTTGGACATGCACTTCATGCATTCGCTAATGGGAAGCTTGTAG GGAGTGGAAAAGGTAATAGTGGCAATGCTAAGGTTTCAGAGGATATCCCCATTGCACTTGTAACTGGGAAGAACAAAATTGATCTGCTGAGTTTGACTGTGGGACTTCAG aattatggagctttttttgacaaaactgGAGCGGGGATCACTGGTCCAGTAAAGCTAAAAGGCATAAAAAATGGCACCACTGTTGACCTCTCTTCACAAGAATGGACATACCAg GTTGGACTCAAAGGTGAAGAATTAGGTCTGCCCAGTGGAAGTTCTTCGCAGTGGGATTCAAAATCTACATTACCCAAGAACCAACCCTTGATTTGGTACAAG ACAAAGTTTGATGAGCCCGCTGGCAGTGACCCAGTTGCACTAGACTTTACAGGTTTGGGGAAGGGTGAGGCATGGGTGAATGGACAAAGCATTGGGCGCTATTGGCCTGTGTATGCCTCTCCAAATGATGGCTGTGCTGCCTCTTGCAATTACCGGGGACCTTATGGCTCAACTAAATGCCTCAGGAACTGTGGGAAGCCATCTCAAACACT GTACCATGTACCCCGGTCATGGTTGCAATCAAGTGGCAACACTCTTGTACTGTTTGAGGAAATAGGTGGTGATCCAACAAAGCTATCTTTTGCCACAAGACAGATTGGAAGTTTGTGCTCACACGTGTCAGAATCCCACCCATCACCTATAGATACATGGAATACAGATTTGACATCAGGAAGTAAACTAGGGCCCACAGTATTGTTGGAGTGCCCGATTCCTGGTCAGGTCATCTCTTCAATCAAGTTTGCAAGTTTTGGGACTCCTCGTGGAACTTGTGGGGGCTATAGCCATGGCCAGTGCAGCAGCAGGATGGCTCTTTCCATTGTCCAGAAG GCTTGCATTGGTTCGAAGAGCTGTAGCATTGGAGTATCAGTTAACACATTTGGTGACCCGTGTGAAGGAGTGACAAAGAGTTTAGCAGTAGAAGCTTCCTGTACATAG